From the genome of Mycetocola spongiae, one region includes:
- a CDS encoding PhoH family protein, with protein sequence MVGLLGAEDRLLATIEKEYPAVDVHVRGNEITLTGPALEVARVEALIAQLATLVKNGHDLSSGDVTEAVRLLATGSGRAPSDVLGQNILSSRGKVVRPKTEGQRDYVDAIDENTIVFGIGPAGSGKTYLAMAKAVQALMRKEVSRIILTRPAVEAGERLGFLPGSLTDKIDPYLRPLYDALGDMMDPEMVPKLLAAGTVEVAPLAYMRGRTLNDAFVILDEAQNTTPEQMKMFLTRLGFGSKMVITGDVTQVDLPTGASGLRLVTRVLTDIDDIHFAQLTSADVVRHSLVGKIVDAYGDYDERRLADRYERDRAAEFANRAERRTGTGGPQGRNPRRGTSS encoded by the coding sequence ATGGTGGGCCTGCTGGGGGCCGAGGACCGACTCCTCGCCACCATCGAGAAGGAATATCCCGCCGTGGACGTCCACGTGCGCGGCAACGAGATCACCCTCACCGGTCCCGCCCTCGAGGTGGCGCGCGTGGAGGCCCTGATCGCACAGCTCGCCACGCTGGTCAAAAACGGACACGACCTCTCCTCGGGTGATGTCACCGAGGCCGTGCGCCTGCTCGCCACCGGCTCCGGCCGCGCCCCGAGCGATGTGCTGGGCCAGAATATCCTCAGCTCGCGCGGCAAGGTGGTGCGCCCCAAGACCGAGGGTCAGCGCGATTATGTGGACGCGATCGACGAAAACACCATTGTTTTTGGCATCGGTCCGGCCGGTTCCGGTAAAACCTATCTGGCGATGGCCAAGGCCGTTCAGGCGCTCATGCGCAAGGAGGTCTCCCGGATCATCCTCACCCGTCCCGCGGTGGAGGCGGGGGAGCGGCTGGGCTTTTTGCCCGGTTCCCTGACCGATAAGATCGACCCCTATCTGCGCCCGCTCTATGACGCCCTCGGCGATATGATGGACCCGGAGATGGTGCCCAAGCTGCTCGCGGCCGGCACCGTGGAGGTTGCACCCCTGGCCTATATGCGCGGACGCACGCTTAACGATGCATTTGTCATCCTGGACGAGGCACAAAACACCACGCCCGAACAGATGAAGATGTTCCTGACCCGGCTGGGCTTCGGCTCCAAGATGGTCATCACGGGCGATGTCACCCAGGTGGATCTGCCCACCGGGGCGAGCGGGCTGCGCCTGGTCACCCGGGTATTGACCGATATCGACGATATCCACTTCGCGCAGCTCACGAGCGCCGACGTGGTGCGGCACTCGCTCGTGGGCAAGATCGTGGACGCCTATGGCGATTATGATGAGCGCCGCCTCGCGGATCGCTATGAACGCGATCGCGCCGCAGAATTTGCTAACCGCGCCGAACGGCGCACCGGAACGGGCGGCCCCCAGGGCCGCAACCCCAGGAGGGGCACCAGCTCATGA
- a CDS encoding sensor histidine kinase — protein MFRPLTRVQLVSDLIIAVAFGALMVPINYHDGLPGMLVLLAMAAALALRRLSPGLSLIIAWLGIAVQLGSSMPAILANAAILGVLYSSGAYGEKRSKWMGLVSAIIGGLLAGYYTAFHLTRTMNGPLTVESLPSTMVLGTVAAVAAVFVLTLSWTVGLLIRTGREARAEGHQRYLAEREQFAAQQAMFALEERNRIARDMHDVVAHSLAVIIAQSDGSRYVHRDNPQALDGTLRTVSDTAREALTDVRLLLSELRHSQGDGPQPVLSDLGHLIEQMRATGLDIHFTETGSMVPLPTGQQIALYRIVQESLTNALRHGDRSRPVMLHFFWRPDSLTVQIDNTTLPVAPGAAPRSPGHGLPGMQERAALAGGSITFDRPRPLSGGSGAQHFVVTVHMPVGGTGAIALGRP, from the coding sequence ATGTTCCGACCCCTGACCCGCGTGCAGCTTGTCAGCGACCTGATTATCGCTGTGGCCTTTGGCGCGCTCATGGTACCCATCAACTATCACGATGGGCTCCCGGGGATGCTGGTGCTGCTCGCGATGGCGGCCGCGCTTGCGCTGCGCCGGCTCTCGCCCGGGCTCTCGCTGATCATCGCCTGGCTGGGAATCGCGGTGCAACTGGGCAGCAGCATGCCCGCGATCCTCGCCAATGCCGCGATCCTCGGGGTGCTCTATTCCTCGGGGGCCTATGGCGAAAAACGTTCCAAGTGGATGGGCCTGGTCTCGGCGATCATCGGCGGGCTGCTCGCCGGATACTATACGGCCTTCCATCTCACCCGCACGATGAACGGCCCGCTCACGGTCGAGAGCCTGCCCTCCACGATGGTGCTGGGCACGGTGGCCGCGGTGGCCGCGGTATTTGTTCTCACGCTGTCCTGGACCGTGGGCCTGCTGATCCGCACCGGGCGCGAGGCGCGCGCCGAGGGACATCAGCGCTATCTGGCCGAGCGGGAGCAGTTTGCCGCGCAGCAGGCCATGTTTGCGCTGGAGGAGCGCAACCGCATCGCCCGCGATATGCACGATGTGGTTGCCCATTCGCTCGCGGTGATCATCGCGCAATCCGATGGCTCGCGCTATGTGCACCGGGATAATCCGCAGGCCCTGGACGGCACGCTGCGCACGGTCTCGGATACCGCCCGCGAGGCGCTGACCGATGTGCGCCTGCTGCTCTCGGAGCTGCGCCATAGCCAGGGGGACGGCCCGCAGCCGGTGCTCAGCGACCTCGGCCACCTGATCGAGCAGATGCGCGCCACGGGCCTGGATATCCACTTCACCGAGACCGGCTCGATGGTGCCCCTGCCCACCGGGCAACAGATCGCCCTCTATCGCATCGTGCAGGAATCGCTGACCAATGCGCTGCGCCACGGCGACCGCTCGCGCCCCGTGATGCTGCATTTTTTCTGGCGCCCCGACTCCCTCACCGTGCAGATCGATAACACCACGCTTCCGGTGGCCCCCGGCGCGGCCCCGCGCTCGCCCGGGCACGGCCTGCCGGGCATGCAGGAGCGTGCAGCGCTAGCCGGCGGAAGCATAACCTTTGACCGACCGCGGCCGCTCTCGGGAGGTTCGGGCGCACAACATTTTGTGGTCACCGTGCATATGCCGGTGGGCGGCACGGGTGCGATTGCGCTCGGCCGGCCCTAA
- a CDS encoding ABC transporter ATP-binding protein encodes MTTSSPTPALAARVIHVQKHFGSGSGAVSALSDISLGIRRGEFTAIMGPSGSGKSTLMHIMAGLDTPSSGEVWLGDTEISGLDDRELTRLRRTRIGFVFQSFNLVPTLTAAQNIELPFELGGTPVDAERREFIDGLCAALGLQDRLGHRPSQLSGGQQQRVAIVRALATRPDLIFADEPTGALDSRTGREVLGLLADACARYGQSIAMVTHDPIAASFADRILVLQDGVIRRDVGRQTPEQISALMLGLEEAA; translated from the coding sequence ATGACCACTTCTTCCCCCACGCCGGCCCTCGCGGCCCGCGTTATTCATGTTCAGAAGCATTTTGGCAGCGGCAGCGGGGCGGTGAGCGCCCTCAGCGATATATCGCTGGGGATCCGGCGCGGCGAGTTCACCGCGATCATGGGCCCCTCGGGCTCGGGCAAGTCCACGCTGATGCACATCATGGCCGGGCTGGACACCCCCTCCTCGGGCGAGGTCTGGCTCGGCGATACCGAGATCAGCGGGCTAGACGACCGGGAGCTGACCCGCCTGCGCCGCACCCGCATCGGCTTCGTTTTTCAATCCTTTAACCTGGTGCCCACCCTGACCGCGGCGCAGAATATTGAGCTTCCGTTTGAGCTCGGCGGCACCCCCGTGGACGCGGAGCGCCGCGAGTTCATCGACGGTCTCTGCGCCGCGCTGGGGCTCCAGGACAGGCTGGGGCATCGCCCGAGCCAGCTCTCGGGCGGGCAACAGCAGCGGGTCGCCATCGTGCGTGCCCTCGCCACCCGGCCCGATCTGATCTTCGCGGATGAGCCAACGGGTGCGCTGGATAGCCGCACGGGTCGCGAGGTGCTGGGGCTGCTCGCGGATGCCTGTGCCCGCTATGGCCAGTCGATAGCGATGGTCACCCACGATCCGATTGCCGCGAGCTTTGCCGATCGGATCCTGGTTCTCCAGGACGGCGTGATCCGGCGCGATGTGGGGCGGCAGACGCCCGAGCAGATCTCGGCACTGATGCTGGGCCTCGAGGAGGCGGCGTGA
- the ybeY gene encoding rRNA maturation RNase YbeY, whose amino-acid sequence MSIEINNESAVPVDEAALLRLAAYALSAMHVSAEADLNIVAVDEAAMEQLHVQWMDEPGPTDVLSFPMDELRPGTPDQPTPAGLLGDIVLCPQVAQGQAETAGHSELDELLLLTTHGILHLLGYDHAEPEEKREMFGIQRDILLGFHVQERRK is encoded by the coding sequence ATGAGCATCGAAATAAATAACGAATCCGCCGTCCCGGTGGATGAGGCCGCGCTGCTGCGCCTGGCCGCCTACGCCCTCTCGGCCATGCACGTCAGCGCCGAGGCCGACCTCAATATCGTGGCGGTGGACGAGGCCGCGATGGAACAGCTGCACGTGCAGTGGATGGACGAGCCGGGCCCCACCGATGTGCTGAGCTTCCCGATGGACGAGCTGCGCCCGGGTACCCCGGATCAGCCGACCCCCGCCGGGCTGCTCGGCGATATTGTGCTGTGCCCCCAGGTGGCGCAGGGCCAGGCCGAGACCGCCGGCCACAGCGAGCTCGACGAGCTGCTGCTGCTGACCACCCACGGCATTCTGCACCTGCTGGGTTACGATCACGCGGAGCCCGAGGAAAAGCGCGAGATGTTTGGGATTCAGCGCGATATCCTGCTCGGATTTCACGTCCAGGAGCGTCGAAAATAG
- a CDS encoding histidine triad nucleotide-binding protein, whose amino-acid sequence MTEHEPSIFARIVSREIPADIVAETDRLIAFTDIAPQAPVHILVVPKTEAYANVTELAAGDPELLSELVLFAQNIASEHADGDYRLVFNTGPAAGQTVFHVHAHVLAGGLTEASVGS is encoded by the coding sequence ATGACCGAACACGAGCCGAGTATTTTTGCCCGCATCGTCTCCCGTGAAATCCCCGCGGATATCGTTGCCGAGACCGATCGCCTGATCGCCTTCACCGATATCGCTCCCCAGGCGCCGGTACACATCCTGGTGGTACCCAAGACCGAAGCCTATGCCAATGTCACCGAGCTGGCCGCGGGCGACCCCGAGCTGCTCAGCGAACTGGTGCTCTTTGCCCAGAACATCGCCTCGGAACACGCCGATGGTGACTACCGCCTCGTGTTTAATACCGGCCCCGCCGCCGGTCAGACCGTCTTCCACGTGCACGCCCACGTCCTCGCCGGTGGACTCACCGAGGCCTCCGTTGGCAGCTAA
- a CDS encoding hemolysin family protein — protein sequence MSEFLVAGVALLLVAFAGLMAAGDAAITVKSRSDILELSETSRFARSLRAISADPGTHLNAINFIRILAESTAAVLITLAISSRLDNFWLALLISAFIMTVVSFILVGASPRSVGRVHAAQVLRLTAPLLHAVRWLLGPLADALVHLGNRVTPGVARDVTFNNEEQLLSMVDEATEYDVLEEDDRELIHSIFEFNDTLAREVMVPRTDMITIDADSSAGQAMGLFLSTGVSRIPVIDGSADQVVGILYLRDVARLAYEGSELARAAEVRTLVRPASFVPDSVKADALLRRMQLESNHLAMVVDEYGGIAGLVTLEDLLEELVGDISDEYDSDTVEVEELGEGRYRVNARLPIDELGELYDLELEDEDVDTVGGLLSKALGRLPVAGSVAKVDGLTLRAERTEGRRKRVSTIIVSPDTGAQDILTPQDAAGEDQS from the coding sequence ATGAGTGAATTTTTGGTGGCCGGTGTTGCCCTCCTCCTTGTGGCCTTTGCGGGTCTCATGGCGGCGGGTGATGCCGCGATCACCGTGAAGAGCCGCAGCGATATCCTGGAGCTCTCGGAGACCTCGCGTTTTGCGCGCTCCCTGCGCGCCATCTCCGCCGATCCCGGCACCCACCTGAACGCGATTAACTTCATCAGGATTCTGGCGGAGTCCACCGCCGCGGTGCTGATTACCCTCGCGATCTCCTCGCGCCTGGATAATTTCTGGCTCGCCCTGCTGATCTCGGCGTTTATCATGACCGTCGTCTCGTTTATCCTCGTGGGGGCCAGCCCGCGCAGCGTGGGCCGGGTGCATGCCGCGCAGGTGCTGCGCCTGACCGCGCCGCTGCTGCATGCCGTGCGCTGGCTGCTGGGGCCGCTCGCGGATGCGCTGGTTCACCTGGGCAACCGGGTGACCCCGGGCGTGGCCCGCGATGTCACGTTTAATAACGAGGAGCAGCTGCTCTCGATGGTGGACGAGGCCACGGAATACGATGTGCTCGAGGAGGATGACCGCGAGCTCATCCACTCGATCTTTGAATTTAACGACACGCTCGCGCGCGAGGTCATGGTGCCGCGCACCGATATGATCACGATCGACGCGGATTCCTCCGCGGGGCAGGCGATGGGTCTATTCCTGAGCACCGGCGTCTCGCGTATCCCCGTGATCGACGGCTCGGCCGATCAGGTGGTGGGCATCCTCTACCTGCGCGATGTGGCCCGCCTTGCCTATGAGGGCTCCGAGCTGGCCCGCGCCGCCGAGGTGCGCACGCTTGTGCGCCCGGCCTCGTTTGTGCCCGATTCGGTCAAGGCCGATGCGCTGCTGCGCCGGATGCAGCTGGAATCCAATCACCTCGCGATGGTGGTGGACGAATATGGCGGCATCGCCGGGTTGGTGACCCTCGAGGATCTCCTCGAGGAGCTGGTGGGCGATATCTCCGATGAATACGATTCCGATACCGTGGAGGTCGAGGAGCTGGGGGAGGGCCGCTATCGGGTGAACGCCCGGCTGCCCATCGATGAGCTCGGGGAGCTCTACGATCTGGAACTTGAGGACGAGGACGTGGACACCGTGGGTGGCCTGCTCTCGAAGGCGCTGGGCAGGCTGCCCGTGGCCGGCTCGGTGGCAAAGGTGGACGGTCTCACCCTGCGTGCCGAGCGCACCGAGGGCCGCCGCAAGCGTGTTTCCACCATTATTGTGTCCCCGGATACCGGGGCCCAGGACATTTTAACGCCGCAGGACGCGGCAGGAGAGGACCAGTCATGA
- the hrcA gene encoding heat-inducible transcriptional repressor HrcA, with the protein MVSERSLAVLRAIVQDYVSSREPVGSKAIVERHSFGVSAATIRNDMAQLEEEELIHAPHTSSGRIPTDKGYRLFVDQLADLRPLSSVQRGAIEEFLGDGVGLDDVLSRTVRLLSQLTSQVAIVQYPSFARAQVRHVELVMLGERRLLVVLITDNGRVEQREIELTLPLGIDEVDTLKARINRELHGLSVADAARGLARLRADPVAEHPDLMERLCGALEEQITEYRQDRLVMSGTANLARSEHDFAGSIYPVLEALEQQVVLMRLFGEMQIDAQGVSARIGRENAPFGLSETSIVAGNYSSSAGEIARLGVLGPTRMDYSSNIASVRAVARYLSRQLGEG; encoded by the coding sequence ATGGTTTCCGAGCGTTCCCTCGCCGTCCTCCGCGCTATTGTGCAGGACTACGTATCCAGCCGCGAACCCGTGGGTTCCAAGGCCATCGTGGAGCGACACTCCTTCGGGGTCTCCGCCGCGACCATTCGCAACGATATGGCGCAGCTCGAGGAGGAGGAGCTGATTCACGCCCCGCATACCTCCTCGGGACGCATCCCCACCGATAAGGGCTATCGCCTCTTTGTGGATCAACTGGCCGATCTGCGCCCGCTCAGCTCCGTGCAACGCGGGGCCATCGAGGAGTTCCTCGGCGATGGCGTGGGCCTGGACGATGTGCTCTCGCGCACCGTGCGCCTGCTCAGCCAGCTCACGAGCCAGGTGGCCATCGTGCAGTATCCGTCCTTCGCGCGCGCCCAGGTGCGCCATGTGGAGCTGGTCATGCTCGGCGAGCGTCGCCTGCTGGTGGTCCTCATCACCGATAACGGCCGGGTGGAGCAGCGCGAGATTGAGCTCACTCTTCCCCTCGGGATCGACGAGGTGGATACCCTCAAGGCGCGGATTAACCGCGAGCTGCACGGCCTGAGCGTGGCCGATGCCGCGCGCGGGCTCGCCCGGCTGCGCGCCGATCCCGTCGCCGAACACCCCGATCTGATGGAGCGGCTATGTGGCGCGCTTGAGGAGCAGATCACCGAGTATCGCCAGGATCGGCTGGTCATGAGCGGCACGGCCAACCTCGCGCGTTCCGAACACGATTTTGCCGGCAGCATCTATCCGGTGCTGGAGGCGCTGGAACAACAGGTGGTGCTGATGCGTCTTTTTGGTGAGATGCAGATCGACGCCCAGGGCGTCTCCGCGCGGATCGGGCGGGAGAATGCCCCCTTTGGGCTCTCCGAGACCTCGATCGTCGCCGGAAATTATTCTTCCTCTGCGGGCGAAATCGCCCGTCTTGGGGTGCTTGGACCCACAAGAATGGATTATTCAAGCAATATTGCCTCGGTTCGCGCCGTGGCGCGCTATCTCTCCCGCCAGCTCGGCGAGGGCTAG
- the era gene encoding GTPase Era produces the protein MTNQEEPTPRKPRGGAKAPEFRSGFVSFVGRPNVGKSTLTNALVGQKVAITSAKPQTTRKAIRGIVHHSTGQLVVVDTPGIHRPRTLLGERLNDLVQNTLSDVDVIGFCMPANEKLGPGDRFINEQLDLYPRAKKVAIVTKIDTVNNTTIAKQLMAVQGLREWDAIIPVSAVTDEQLDILSAELIKLMPVAEAMYPEEAITDETDEERISEFIREAALEGVHDELPHSLAVTIDEMVEREDKNLLEIYANLFVERDSQKGIIIGHRGERLREVGETARAQIEDLLGRRVFLSLRVKVAKEWQRDPNQLGRLGF, from the coding sequence ATGACCAATCAGGAGGAGCCCACGCCCCGCAAGCCGCGCGGCGGCGCCAAGGCCCCGGAGTTCCGCTCCGGCTTTGTGTCCTTTGTGGGACGCCCCAACGTGGGTAAGTCCACGCTGACCAATGCCCTGGTGGGGCAGAAGGTTGCGATCACCAGCGCCAAGCCGCAGACCACGCGTAAGGCGATCCGCGGAATTGTGCACCACAGCACCGGCCAGCTGGTGGTGGTGGATACCCCCGGTATCCACCGTCCGCGCACCCTGCTGGGCGAGCGCCTGAACGACCTGGTGCAGAATACCCTGAGCGATGTGGACGTGATCGGGTTTTGCATGCCCGCCAACGAGAAGCTGGGCCCCGGTGACCGCTTCATCAACGAGCAGCTTGATCTCTACCCGCGGGCCAAGAAGGTCGCGATTGTCACCAAGATCGATACCGTGAATAACACCACCATCGCTAAGCAGCTGATGGCGGTGCAGGGCCTGCGCGAATGGGATGCGATCATTCCCGTCTCGGCCGTGACCGATGAGCAGCTGGATATCCTCTCCGCCGAGCTGATTAAGCTCATGCCGGTGGCCGAGGCCATGTATCCGGAGGAGGCCATCACCGATGAAACCGATGAGGAGCGCATCTCCGAGTTCATCCGCGAGGCAGCCCTCGAGGGAGTTCACGATGAGCTGCCGCACTCGCTCGCCGTGACCATCGACGAGATGGTTGAGCGCGAGGATAAAAACCTGCTGGAGATCTACGCCAACCTCTTTGTGGAGCGCGATAGCCAGAAGGGCATCATCATCGGCCACCGCGGGGAGCGCCTGCGCGAGGTGGGCGAGACCGCCCGCGCGCAGATCGAGGACCTACTGGGTCGCCGCGTATTCCTCTCGCTCCGGGTGAAGGTCGCCAAGGAATGGCAGCGCGACCCGAACCAGCTGGGACGCCTCGGCTTCTAG
- the dnaJ gene encoding molecular chaperone DnaJ — MADHYEVLGVAQDASVEEIKKAYRKLARQLHPDVNPAEDAQERFKAVTHAYDVLSDPEQRRRYDMGGSEGQGQGFGGFGDIFEQFFGGGGGQQRGPKSRRERGQDALLRVDIDLDEVIFGTHRDLEVDTAVLCETCQGSCCQPGTHPVTCDICHGSGSIQRTVRSLLGNVMTASPCGTCRGYGTIITNPCATCQGQGRVRARRTVPVDIPAGVDTGLRLQMPGSGEVGQAGGPNGDLYLEIKVRHHDVFSRSGDDLLCTLEVPMTEAILGTTTTIPALDGDLEIEIRAGVQASDVITIRDRGITKLRGHGRGDLRIGIQVVTPTKLDHKERELIEKFAAGRKDKTAALGQFQQGLFSKLRDKFKG; from the coding sequence GTGGCTGACCACTACGAGGTACTGGGTGTTGCGCAAGATGCCTCGGTAGAAGAGATTAAGAAGGCGTACCGTAAGCTGGCGCGTCAGCTGCATCCCGACGTGAACCCCGCCGAGGACGCGCAGGAACGCTTTAAGGCCGTGACCCACGCCTATGACGTGCTGAGCGATCCCGAGCAGCGTCGCCGCTATGACATGGGCGGTTCCGAGGGACAGGGCCAGGGCTTTGGTGGCTTCGGCGATATTTTTGAGCAGTTCTTTGGCGGCGGTGGCGGCCAGCAGCGCGGACCCAAATCCCGGCGCGAGCGCGGCCAGGACGCCCTGCTGCGCGTGGATATTGACCTGGACGAGGTCATCTTTGGTACCCACCGCGACCTCGAGGTGGATACCGCTGTGCTGTGTGAGACGTGTCAGGGCAGCTGTTGCCAGCCCGGCACCCACCCCGTCACCTGTGATATCTGTCACGGTTCGGGTTCGATCCAGCGCACCGTGCGCAGCCTGCTGGGCAATGTGATGACAGCCTCGCCCTGTGGCACATGCCGCGGCTATGGCACGATCATCACCAACCCCTGCGCCACGTGCCAGGGCCAGGGCCGCGTGCGCGCCCGACGCACCGTGCCCGTGGACATCCCCGCGGGAGTGGACACCGGCCTGCGCCTGCAAATGCCCGGCTCGGGTGAGGTTGGCCAGGCCGGCGGCCCCAACGGCGACCTCTATCTGGAGATCAAGGTGCGCCACCACGATGTCTTCAGCCGCAGCGGCGACGACCTGCTGTGCACCCTGGAGGTGCCTATGACCGAGGCCATCCTGGGCACCACCACCACGATCCCGGCGCTGGATGGCGACCTCGAGATCGAGATCCGCGCGGGAGTCCAGGCCTCCGATGTGATCACCATCCGCGATCGGGGAATCACCAAGCTGCGCGGCCACGGCCGCGGCGACCTCCGCATCGGCATCCAGGTGGTCACCCCCACCAAGCTGGACCATAAGGAACGCGAGCTGATCGAAAAATTCGCCGCGGGCCGCAAGGATAAAACCGCCGCTCTGGGCCAGTTCCAGCAGGGTCTCTTCTCCAAGCTGCGCGATAAGTTCAAGGGCTAA
- a CDS encoding response regulator — protein MSVIRVGLVDDQALFRAGIKMLIDSQDDLEFVGEAANGREGLELVRERTPDVVLMDVRMPVMDGIAATAAILEEADRLGTPPPKIVVLTTFDLDEGAARALRIGASGFLLKDTQPEFLLAAIRTVYAGSAVIAPGAVHDLFSSVSSRPAARPVPESFRSLTGREEEIFRLAAAGLSNTEIAGHEFLSEATVKTHISRVLSKLSLRDRVQLVVFAYEHGLNASENDGAPRA, from the coding sequence ATGAGCGTAATTCGCGTGGGACTTGTGGACGACCAGGCGCTGTTTCGGGCCGGCATTAAGATGCTGATTGATTCCCAGGACGACCTGGAATTTGTGGGGGAGGCGGCCAATGGCCGCGAGGGTCTGGAACTCGTGCGCGAGCGCACCCCCGATGTGGTGCTGATGGACGTGCGCATGCCCGTGATGGACGGCATCGCCGCCACCGCCGCCATCCTGGAGGAGGCCGATCGCCTCGGCACCCCGCCCCCGAAGATCGTGGTGCTCACCACGTTTGACCTGGACGAGGGCGCGGCCCGGGCCCTCCGGATCGGGGCCAGCGGATTTTTGCTGAAGGATACCCAGCCGGAGTTTTTGCTCGCCGCGATCCGCACGGTTTATGCCGGCAGCGCGGTGATTGCCCCGGGTGCCGTGCACGACCTGTTCAGCTCCGTGTCCTCGCGCCCCGCGGCGCGTCCCGTGCCGGAGAGCTTCCGCAGCCTGACTGGGCGCGAGGAGGAAATCTTCAGGCTCGCGGCCGCGGGCCTGAGCAATACCGAGATTGCGGGCCACGAATTCCTGAGCGAGGCCACCGTGAAAACCCATATCAGCCGGGTGCTCTCCAAGCTCTCGCTGCGCGACCGCGTGCAACTCGTGGTTTTTGCCTATGAGCACGGCCTGAACGCGAGCGAAAACGATGGCGCGCCGCGCGCCTGA
- a CDS encoding 16S rRNA (uracil(1498)-N(3))-methyltransferase gives MSSLFLREFPTVPAVGDSLTLTGPEAKHAVTVNRVRVGEELFLGDGKGIMVACTVTAVSPRELVAEATAVTLSEPDRPRLYLVQALAKGDRDEMAVQAATELGVAGVIPWAAERSISRWQGDKVAKGRARWETISREAAKQSIRAHLPEVREIVDLTRLCELTQEFEMLVLDPTAEVALTTYLVNHSEHTRPIALVIGPEGGISPRELALLDSAGARRVVLGNTILRTSTAGPAAMAVINAALGRW, from the coding sequence GTGTCCAGCCTGTTTCTGCGCGAGTTCCCCACGGTTCCGGCCGTGGGGGACTCGCTGACCCTGACCGGGCCCGAGGCCAAGCACGCGGTCACGGTGAACCGCGTGCGCGTGGGCGAGGAGCTTTTTCTCGGCGATGGCAAGGGCATCATGGTGGCCTGCACCGTGACCGCTGTATCCCCGCGCGAGCTCGTGGCCGAGGCCACCGCCGTGACCCTGAGCGAGCCCGATCGTCCCCGCCTGTACCTCGTGCAGGCCCTCGCCAAGGGCGACCGCGATGAGATGGCCGTGCAGGCGGCCACCGAGCTGGGCGTGGCCGGGGTCATTCCGTGGGCCGCCGAGCGCAGCATCTCGCGCTGGCAGGGAGATAAGGTCGCAAAGGGGCGCGCCCGCTGGGAGACCATCTCCCGCGAGGCCGCCAAGCAGTCGATCCGCGCGCACCTGCCCGAGGTGCGCGAGATTGTGGACCTCACCCGGCTGTGTGAACTCACCCAGGAATTTGAGATGCTGGTGCTTGATCCCACCGCCGAGGTCGCTCTCACCACGTATCTGGTGAATCACAGCGAGCACACCCGGCCGATCGCGCTGGTGATCGGCCCGGAGGGCGGAATCTCGCCGCGGGAGCTGGCGCTCCTGGACAGCGCCGGCGCGCGGCGCGTGGTCCTGGGCAATACGATCCTGCGCACCTCCACGGCGGGACCCGCCGCAATGGCGGTTATCAATGCCGCACTGGGCCGCTGGTAG